AGAAGTCAGCCCGTACCGTTGGTGATGTATTAGGTAAGTACCATCCGCACGGTGATAGCGCGTGTTACGAAGCCATGGTATTAATGGCGCAGCCATTTTCATATCGTTACCCTTTGGTAGACGGTCAAGGAAACTGGGGTGCTCCAGACGATCCTAAATCTTTCGCTGCGATGCGTTATACCGAAGCAAAACTTTCAAAATTTTCTGAAGTACTATTGTCTGAGCTTGGCCAAGGCACAGTTGATTGGGGCGTTAACTTTGACGGTACCATGAAAGAGCCAAAGTCATTACCTGCTCGCTTACCACATATTTTACTTAATGGTATTACTGGTATTGCTGTTGGTATGGCAACTGATATTCCGCCGCATAACGTGCGTGAATTAGTATCAGCATGTGTTGAGTTACTCGAAAACCCTAAGGCTGACTTAGCACGTCTGATGGAGTTTGTCCCCGGCCCCGATTATCCAACTTACGCAGAGATCATTACCCCAAGTAAAGATATCGCTAAGATATACGAAACTGGACGTGGCTCAATCAAAATGCGCGCGGTTTACGATATTGATAACGGTGAAGTGGTTATTACAGCTTTGCCGCATCAAGCGGGTAGCGGCAAAATTCTTGAACAAATCGCTAATCAAATGCAGGCCAAAAAGCTACCAATGGTGGCTGATTTACGTGACGAATCTGATCACGAAAACCCAGTTCGTCTAGTGGTTGTGCCTCGTTCAAATCGCGTTGATTGCGATCAACTGATGGCGCACTTATTTGCCACTACAGATTTAGAAAAGAGCTTTCGCGTTAATTTAAACGTCTTAGGTCTTGATGGCCGCCCTAAAGTGAAAGGACTAAAAGAGCTATTAACTGAATGGCTGACCTACCGCATTTCAACAGTGACTCGCCGTTTACAGTTCCGACTAGATAAAGTGCTGGCGCGACTTCATATTCTTGATGCGTTAATGATCGCGTTCTTGAATATTGATGAAGTGATTGAAATTATCCGCTTCCATGATGAACCAAAAGCTGAGTTAATGGCGCGTTTTGAGTTATCTGAGAAGCAAGCAGAAGCTATTTTAGACTTAAAACTACGTCATTTAGCCAAGCTTGAAGAATTCAAAATTAAAGGCGAGCAGGAAGAGTTGGCTGCTGAGCGTGACAAGCTTGAGTTAATCTTAGGTTCAGAACGTCGTTTAAAAACCTTAGTTAAGAAAGAGTTGATTCAAGATGGTGAAACATTTGGCGATGACAGACGCTCACCAATTATTGAACGTTTAGAATCTAAAGCATTAACAGAGCAAGAGCTTACGCCAGCGGAATCTGTGACGGTTGTACTGTCAGATAAAGGTTGGGTTCGCTGCGCCAAAGGGCATGATGTTGATGGCGAAGGGCTAAACTATAAAGCGGGGGATGCTTTCCTTTGTAGTGCCAGTGGTAAGAGTAACCAGCCAACGGTATTTATTGACTCTACAGGGCGGGCTTTTGCAACGGATACCCATACTTTACCTTCAGCTAGAAGTCAGGGTGAACCAATAACAACTCGCTTTAATTTATCACCGGGTGCGGTAATGCGTCACGTATTATTGGGGGTGGATAGTCAATGCTATTTACTTGCTAGTGATGCAGGTTATGGCTTTATTGGTTCCTATGCCGATATGATAAGTCGTAATAAAGCGGGTAAAGCCTTACTCAGCTTACCTGCTAATGCACAATCGTTAATGCCTAAGCTTGTGAATAAGGGCGTGACACAGTCAATTATTGCGATTACTAATGAAGGCCGCATGCTGATATTTGATGTGGATGCACTGCCTCAATTATCTAAAGGTAAGGGTAATAAGATCATTGGTATTCCAACGGATCGTGCTAAGAGCCGTGAAGAGTTACTTATCCATCTTGATATTATCCCTGAAGACGCCTCAGTGACCTTATGGGCAGGTAAACGTAAGTTAACCTTGAAACCATCTGACTTAGAGCATTATCGTGGTGAGAGAGGCCGTCGTGGTGCCAAACTGCCTAGAGGTCTACAGCGGGTTGATAGCGTGCAGATTGAGCAGGGCTCACAAGCCACCGAACTTGAATCAGATGAACCTTCTGAATAATGTGACAATTACTGGCCAAAAGCTTTAAAACAAAAATGCTGCCTAAGGGCAGCATTTTTTATGAATGGGTTTTGAAGAATTAACGATAAAGATAAATTACGCGACTTCGTAGAAGTTAGGCTCGACATCGACTTGCGCTTTAATGATGTTAGTCGCCATACGTGAACACTTACCACACTGATCAGCAACACCTAAGCGTTTTTTAACGTCAGCTAAAGAGCTGTCGCCATGCTTGCTTACTGCTTCTCTGATTTGGGTATCAGTAATTCCGTGACAAAGACAAACGTACATAAAGCCTCTTCGTAAAGTTTGATGACATATTTAAGCTTAAAAGAATGAATCGAATTAAATATGCTAGCTAATCAACAATAATGCAATTGTAAATGAAAACAGTTCTCATTGCTAATAACTTTTTAAACAAAACGGACAATTAACGAAAAGCAATGGTTATTACAAACTGCAAACTGGCTCACGAAATCAGCAATAACGAGCTCTGAAGTGTGCTTTTTGATGGCAAGCTAATAGCCTTTAATAAAATCAACTTGGTGATTGAGGGGCTGCTGTTTATTCCATAAATGGAAGTTTTCGACGAAGACTTCAGCGACTTGTTCAGGAAAACTTGGTGCGGCAATGTGAGGTGTAATAATGGCATTAGGGCATTGCCAAATTGCGTGGTCACTTTGAAGTGGTTCTTGGTTGAATACATCTAATACTGCATATTGCTGCGGTTGTTGCTGCAACTGCTTGGCGAGGGCATCTAAATCTAGGACATTTCCTCGTCCTAGATTAAACAAAACTGATTCCGCAGGTAGTAGTGTTAACATGGTTTCATTGAGCATGTTTTCAGTGTCTAAAGTACTAGGCAAAATACTGGCTACAGCGTGAGCTTTAGGTAAGTACTCTGCTAAATGAGCAATCGTATCCACATGATCAAAAAATGGTTTGCTGGTTCCGGTTTTACTTAATCCAGTGACTTTCATGCCGAAATGTTTGGCGGTTTGGGCAATATGCTGTGCAATGGAACCAGTACCAAGCAGTAATAATTGTTGCCCTTGAAGCGTGCGGAAGTTACCAGGCGCCCATTGCTGTTGCTGTTGTTGCTGCTTATATTTGGCATGCTCACGCTGATGAGCAAGCAAATAGCCAAACAAGTATTCACTCATTAACGGACCAAAAATACCTTTGATATTTGTTAGGTTATAATCGCGGCGTTGGCGTGAACCTGTGATTTTATCAACGCCGGCAAATGTTGACTGTAACCATTTAAGCTCAGTGCCTAAGTTTAGCAGCGGGGCCGCAAGTTGGGGCTCTGCAAACCAAATATTAGCTTCACAAATACTGCTAGGATCATCCCCTAAAATAATAAGATCTGGTAAGTTATAGCTAGTTAATAACTCGCGATATTTATCATTTTCTTGGGTTAATAGCAGTAATTTATGCGCCATAAATATTCCATTTTTCAAAATCACAAAGGAAGGTTAATGAATCAAATCATAGCATTTTTATCGAAATTAGGCGCTATGTTACATCCATGGATGACTGAAATTGCCACCGCTTTAGTGGCCTGTACGATTGTTATTTTTGCGACCGATATAAATCGAGTATTGAGAAGAGCATTATCAGGAAGTGGCTTTTTTATCAGAACCTGTGCATTTGTTTTGGTGAATGCGTTTGGTTATGGTTTAGCTATTGTAAGTATCAGCCCATGGCTTGCAAGTCAGCTAAGGGCGATACCATCTCAATGGATGTTACTTATTGTTATTGCGATATTTTTCGGCATCGGTGCTTGGGCCCAACGAAACAGGCAGGTATAAAGCAGTTGCTTTGACTTGCTGACTCAGGCTAACAACCGTGAATTGATGAAGTTAATTTGCTAAAGCTGAATAGGTAAAACTTATCCAAACCACTGTTTATGGCTATTATCAGTATTGCATTCGATTAACGCTGCTGCGGCTTTATCTGGATAGTTACTGAAAATACCATCAACACCTAAGCCTTTAAGTGCGCAAATGTCTTCAGGATTATCGACGGTATAAACATAAACCTTTGCACCTCGTTGGTGAGCATCTTTTACCATTTCATGGGTAACAAAATGTATGTCGACATGAATAGAGTAGGCATTTAATGCAGTGACTGATTCTGCGTAATGCAGTGGGACTCCAGCAAGAATTGGAGCAACTCTGGCATTTGGAAAATGTTGTTTAACAAGGTTTAAATATGGTTGATTAAACGATGAAACCAATAATTGCTCATCGGTAAAGTTTAGCTCACTGATTAGCTTAGGATAAATAGCTATTAAAGGCTCAGCGGTGCGATAGCCCTTTAATTCGATATTCACAATACAACGACCATTAATTAACTCCATCACTTGCCACAGAGTTGGTATTGGATGTTGCTTTATAGTGACGTTATTGATTTCTTGTTTCGATTTTAGGTGAGTTAAGCCGAAGCCTGAAGTTTTGAATTCAAGTCGGCGATCATGAAATACATAGAGCTCACCTTCAATGTTATAAACATCAAGTTCAATAGCTTGCACATTCAGTGCAAGTGCCTTCTCCATAGCAGCTAAGGTGTTTTCTACTTCATAACCACTTGCGCCACGGTGTGCAAAAATCAGCATTTATCTAGCCTTTAATAATTTGGTTAATATCACGAGACTGACCATTATTAATATGGATTTCCATTTGTGGATAGGCCAACTCAACGTGATTATCTTTTAGTTTTTTACAGATACGCTTATGTAAATTGTGTCTTAATGGCCAACGATCACTCATGTCTTTAGCATAAGATCTCACTTCATAATCTTGGGTGTGCTGGCCAAAGCCTGCAAACCAAACTTCTGGTTCAGGGAAGGTCAATGATAAATCGCATTCTCTTACAGCTTGATGAAGTAACGCTTCAACTTTTGATGGGTCAGCATCACGCTGAACCGATACGCTAACGATTACACGTGTGATTGGATCTGATAGAGACCAGTTAACGAGTTGTTCGGTAATAAAGGCTTTGTTGGGCACAATGATTTCTTTTCTGTCCCAGTCGACAATAGTAGTGGCCCGAATTTCAATTTTGCTTACGGTACCGGTTAAATCGCGGATTGTGACGGTATCGCCAATACGAATAGGCTTTTCGAATAAGATGATTAAACCAGAAATAAAGTTGGCAAAAATCTCTTGCATACCAAAGCCTAAGCCGACAGATAGAGCGGCAACTAACCACTGT
This window of the Shewanella goraebulensis genome carries:
- a CDS encoding bacterioferritin-associated ferredoxin gives rise to the protein MYVCLCHGITDTQIREAVSKHGDSSLADVKKRLGVADQCGKCSRMATNIIKAQVDVEPNFYEVA
- a CDS encoding D-2-hydroxyacid dehydrogenase, giving the protein MAHKLLLLTQENDKYRELLTSYNLPDLIILGDDPSSICEANIWFAEPQLAAPLLNLGTELKWLQSTFAGVDKITGSRQRRDYNLTNIKGIFGPLMSEYLFGYLLAHQREHAKYKQQQQQQQWAPGNFRTLQGQQLLLLGTGSIAQHIAQTAKHFGMKVTGLSKTGTSKPFFDHVDTIAHLAEYLPKAHAVASILPSTLDTENMLNETMLTLLPAESVLFNLGRGNVLDLDALAKQLQQQPQQYAVLDVFNQEPLQSDHAIWQCPNAIITPHIAAPSFPEQVAEVFVENFHLWNKQQPLNHQVDFIKGY
- the parC gene encoding DNA topoisomerase IV subunit A; the encoded protein is MSDAIELSLDGVEQMPLRRFTEEAYLNYSMYVIMDRALPHIGDGLKPVQRRIIYAMSELGLSAQSKHKKSARTVGDVLGKYHPHGDSACYEAMVLMAQPFSYRYPLVDGQGNWGAPDDPKSFAAMRYTEAKLSKFSEVLLSELGQGTVDWGVNFDGTMKEPKSLPARLPHILLNGITGIAVGMATDIPPHNVRELVSACVELLENPKADLARLMEFVPGPDYPTYAEIITPSKDIAKIYETGRGSIKMRAVYDIDNGEVVITALPHQAGSGKILEQIANQMQAKKLPMVADLRDESDHENPVRLVVVPRSNRVDCDQLMAHLFATTDLEKSFRVNLNVLGLDGRPKVKGLKELLTEWLTYRISTVTRRLQFRLDKVLARLHILDALMIAFLNIDEVIEIIRFHDEPKAELMARFELSEKQAEAILDLKLRHLAKLEEFKIKGEQEELAAERDKLELILGSERRLKTLVKKELIQDGETFGDDRRSPIIERLESKALTEQELTPAESVTVVLSDKGWVRCAKGHDVDGEGLNYKAGDAFLCSASGKSNQPTVFIDSTGRAFATDTHTLPSARSQGEPITTRFNLSPGAVMRHVLLGVDSQCYLLASDAGYGFIGSYADMISRNKAGKALLSLPANAQSLMPKLVNKGVTQSIIAITNEGRMLIFDVDALPQLSKGKGNKIIGIPTDRAKSREELLIHLDIIPEDASVTLWAGKRKLTLKPSDLEHYRGERGRRGAKLPRGLQRVDSVQIEQGSQATELESDEPSE
- a CDS encoding DUF3392 domain-containing protein, translating into MNQIIAFLSKLGAMLHPWMTEIATALVACTIVIFATDINRVLRRALSGSGFFIRTCAFVLVNAFGYGLAIVSISPWLASQLRAIPSQWMLLIVIAIFFGIGAWAQRNRQV
- a CDS encoding glycerophosphodiester phosphodiesterase; translated protein: MLIFAHRGASGYEVENTLAAMEKALALNVQAIELDVYNIEGELYVFHDRRLEFKTSGFGLTHLKSKQEINNVTIKQHPIPTLWQVMELINGRCIVNIELKGYRTAEPLIAIYPKLISELNFTDEQLLVSSFNQPYLNLVKQHFPNARVAPILAGVPLHYAESVTALNAYSIHVDIHFVTHEMVKDAHQRGAKVYVYTVDNPEDICALKGLGVDGIFSNYPDKAAAALIECNTDNSHKQWFG